A window of Eubacteriaceae bacterium ES3 contains these coding sequences:
- a CDS encoding V-type ATP synthase subunit A — MAVIEEKQFEGIISAINGPVIKGKNMSSFKMREMVMVGDLRLIGEVIVLEGDIGTIQVYEETEGLKIGEKIMATGRPLSLKLGPGMLKNMFDGIQRPLKRIQNLSPIFIPEGIGLLSIDEEKKWDTSLTVSVGDELMEGAIFGTVQETDVIENRLLVPPGISGTVSEVVPNGSYTIEDVLVKVSTFDGQMIDLKMAHDWPVRTPRPTAYRSETLVPLITGQRVIDIFFPIAKGGTAAIPGGFGTGKTMTQHQLAKWSDADIIVYIGCGERGNEMTEVIEDFPNLVDPRSGKSIMERTVLIANTSNMPVAAREASIYTGITIAEYFRDMGYAVAMMADSTSRWAEALREISGRLEEMPAEEGYPAYLPSRIAEFYERAGSVETLSGADASITIIGAVSPAGGDFSEPVTENTKRFVNVFLALDKSLAYARHYPAINWLESYSGYIKILTEWYEDNVADDCMLLRNKMMELLFEENKLQEMVMLVGEDVLPDDQRWVLEIARIIKVGYLQQNAYNKDDTYVPLEKQYRMLKIIDHLYEKGKEGLSLGVPTSQLKNAELVGQFIKMKYNIPNDDLSGLDQLQEDVDTFYDSLYARYGKN, encoded by the coding sequence ATGGCAGTAATTGAAGAAAAACAGTTTGAAGGGATCATCTCTGCCATTAACGGCCCGGTTATCAAAGGAAAAAATATGTCCTCCTTTAAAATGCGGGAAATGGTAATGGTTGGAGATTTGCGCTTGATTGGTGAGGTTATTGTCCTGGAAGGCGATATCGGAACCATTCAGGTCTATGAGGAAACTGAAGGTTTAAAAATTGGCGAGAAAATCATGGCGACAGGCCGTCCGTTGAGTTTGAAGCTGGGGCCGGGTATGCTAAAAAATATGTTTGATGGGATTCAAAGACCTCTTAAAAGAATACAGAATCTGTCACCGATTTTTATTCCTGAAGGAATAGGGCTTTTATCCATTGATGAAGAAAAAAAATGGGACACATCTTTAACCGTATCAGTGGGCGATGAACTGATGGAAGGGGCCATATTTGGGACTGTTCAGGAAACAGATGTTATTGAAAATCGGCTTCTGGTTCCGCCGGGGATTTCCGGAACGGTTTCTGAAGTTGTTCCCAATGGCAGTTATACCATTGAAGATGTACTGGTTAAAGTTTCAACTTTCGATGGACAAATGATTGATTTAAAAATGGCTCACGATTGGCCCGTCAGAACACCCAGACCGACAGCCTACCGAAGCGAAACACTTGTTCCTCTTATTACCGGGCAAAGGGTTATAGATATCTTTTTCCCCATTGCTAAAGGTGGTACTGCAGCTATTCCCGGAGGATTTGGAACCGGAAAAACAATGACACAGCATCAGCTGGCAAAATGGTCAGATGCAGATATTATTGTTTATATCGGTTGTGGGGAACGTGGAAATGAAATGACAGAAGTTATCGAAGATTTCCCTAACCTGGTAGACCCTCGTTCTGGAAAATCAATTATGGAGAGAACTGTACTGATAGCCAATACCTCTAATATGCCGGTTGCAGCCCGAGAAGCCAGTATCTATACCGGAATTACTATTGCAGAATATTTTAGAGATATGGGTTATGCGGTAGCGATGATGGCAGATTCAACTTCACGTTGGGCGGAGGCACTAAGAGAAATTTCCGGACGACTTGAAGAAATGCCTGCTGAAGAAGGCTATCCAGCTTATCTGCCCTCCCGAATTGCTGAGTTTTATGAGCGGGCTGGGAGCGTAGAAACCCTTTCCGGTGCAGATGCCTCCATTACCATTATTGGTGCTGTTTCACCGGCAGGTGGGGACTTTTCCGAGCCGGTTACTGAAAATACCAAGCGCTTTGTAAATGTCTTTTTAGCGCTTGATAAAAGTCTTGCTTACGCCAGACATTATCCGGCCATTAACTGGCTGGAAAGCTATAGCGGTTATATAAAAATATTGACCGAATGGTATGAGGATAATGTCGCCGACGATTGTATGCTTTTGCGTAACAAAATGATGGAACTATTATTTGAAGAAAATAAACTTCAGGAAATGGTTATGCTGGTTGGTGAAGATGTTTTGCCTGATGATCAGCGCTGGGTTTTAGAAATTGCCCGAATAATTAAAGTCGGCTATCTGCAGCAAAATGCTTATAATAAGGATGATACTTATGTTCCGTTGGAAAAACAGTATCGAATGCTTAAGATAATTGACCATTTATATGAAAAGGGGAAAGAAGGACTGTCACTGGGAGTTCCGACTTCGCAGCTGAAGAATGCAGAACTGGTTGGTCAGTTTATCAAGATGAAATATAATATTCCCAACGATGATTTATCAGGACTGGATCAATTGCAGGAAGATGTGGATACTTTCTACGATTCATTGTATGCGCGTTACGGGAAAAATTAG
- a CDS encoding V-type ATP synthase subunit E family protein, which translates to MISVEEKLRVFTQYLIKKERTWGKDIIQEARNKQKELLEQSEAFLKKEKHAIEERSYRVIYRDKNKIIAQGKNKAKNLELAEKNIILKDFNELILKKANQLIKGDAYKQYLESCLKEVPEVFKNTDKLRISCNQKDHELIKEIAQDKLPAYEIEYQMEDHECCIGGLMVEDGEGRIQINFSIENLIQGNYKTIGMTLNGFMKKVN; encoded by the coding sequence ATGATTTCAGTAGAAGAGAAACTTCGGGTTTTTACCCAATATTTAATCAAAAAAGAACGGACCTGGGGCAAAGACATTATTCAGGAGGCCAGAAATAAACAAAAAGAACTCCTTGAGCAATCAGAGGCATTTTTAAAAAAGGAAAAACATGCCATTGAAGAACGAAGTTATCGCGTTATTTATCGTGATAAGAACAAAATTATTGCACAGGGAAAAAATAAAGCTAAGAATTTGGAACTGGCTGAAAAAAATATCATTCTCAAAGATTTTAACGAGCTGATCCTAAAAAAAGCTAATCAATTGATTAAAGGTGATGCCTATAAACAGTATCTGGAGTCTTGCTTAAAAGAGGTTCCGGAAGTGTTTAAAAATACTGATAAATTGCGAATCAGCTGCAATCAGAAGGATCATGAGCTGATAAAGGAGATTGCTCAGGATAAGCTACCAGCCTACGAAATAGAATACCAGATGGAAGACCATGAATGCTGTATTGGCGGTCTGATGGTGGAAGATGGCGAAGGCAGAATACAGATTAATTTTAGTATCGAAAATCTGATTCAGGGCAATTACAAAACCATTGGAATGACATTAAACGGATTTATGAAGAAGGTGAACTAA
- a CDS encoding V-type ATP synthase subunit F, with translation MKSFLISENRDSFLGMQLAGVEGVYIKTKPEIEQAFKNALQNKDIGIVYLTEKAFLMIETMVMEAKAKNFVPLISVIPDRHGYQRDQGMITRYIKESVGL, from the coding sequence ATGAAGTCTTTTTTAATCAGCGAAAACAGAGATTCTTTTTTAGGAATGCAACTTGCAGGAGTTGAAGGTGTTTATATCAAAACAAAACCGGAAATCGAGCAAGCGTTTAAAAATGCTCTGCAAAATAAGGATATTGGTATTGTTTATCTGACTGAAAAAGCATTTTTGATGATTGAAACGATGGTCATGGAAGCAAAAGCGAAAAATTTTGTCCCGTTGATTTCAGTGATACCGGATCGACACGGTTATCAGCGTGATCAGGGAATGATTACCCGATACATAAAAGAATCGGTGGGACTGTAA
- a CDS encoding ATP synthase subunit C → MSLLTLITIGTGLLVLGTIACGIYFLAADCDARKAKLKRFLKFNLSTFVPLVAFALIILAPNAVSAATTGAAGGFSDAGFGYLAAALSTGLACVGAGYAVGVVGSAALGAVSEDQKILGKTLIFVGLAEGVAIYGLIIAIMILGSL, encoded by the coding sequence ATGAGTTTATTAACATTAATTACTATTGGAACAGGTTTGCTGGTGTTGGGAACCATTGCCTGCGGAATTTATTTTTTAGCTGCTGATTGTGATGCCCGTAAAGCAAAGCTGAAACGTTTTTTAAAGTTTAATCTGTCAACTTTTGTCCCCTTAGTAGCATTTGCCCTGATCATACTGGCACCAAATGCAGTATCAGCTGCTACAACTGGTGCGGCCGGTGGTTTTTCTGATGCAGGCTTTGGTTACCTGGCTGCTGCATTATCAACTGGACTTGCCTGTGTCGGTGCCGGTTATGCGGTAGGTGTTGTTGGTTCTGCAGCATTGGGAGCTGTTTCTGAAGATCAGAAAATTCTTGGGAAAACTCTGATCTTTGTTGGTCTTGCTGAAGGTGTTGCTATCTATGGTCTGATTATTGCTATTATGATTCTTGGTAGTCTTTAA
- a CDS encoding V-type ATPase 116kDa subunit family protein has translation MAIENVIMMDVVGKISYVDDFARDMFLFNDIQVVDAMHEIDIGRFILPIREENIGELLGFAQLMSGEAMMDEKNFLKIIDKMDKLYQNSLKLDMLAIAEKPCDLKAAMENLNRFEAVLGKEYAELQEMEKQLKSLEKSWTAYSYLDGLEVDMAELDGMENFSYQIGSVSKDNASRLKSIYNSVTSIVFHVGNTKDGNEEVFVIISPKDLEIESDRILKALNFKTIEGFNEKYSRSPIENLKLIKSEISELEIKYRKLSSSFSKQLEENREAAVETYNTIGLFANLSVIKKSMAFSEENFYFSGWISAKEKQKMEKILSRYPDIIIMFSDPKDRTGKTPTKLKNNWMIKPFENLVKMYGVPSYNELDPTPFLSISYLLCFGFMFGDVGQGMVMALAGFILGRKGVELGKVLIRLGLIASFFGFMYGSIFGNEELLTPLWVSPFHDENTVLITGVIIGIGMLLIAYIYSIANKLKIKDYKEGLFGKNGLCGFFLYSSILALAGLNLTGMSFASVLNPVLIFTACILVFIVLIREPLVNAFIYHKPLYDEGASDYYVESGFELFEMLLAMLSNTLSFIRVGAFALTHVGLFMAFQTLAIMVHNELIGAGILIFANVLIIALEGLIVFIQALRLQFYELFSKYYTGDGVEFIPVRLQINLF, from the coding sequence ATGGCAATTGAAAATGTAATTATGATGGATGTTGTTGGTAAGATTTCCTATGTGGATGATTTTGCCAGAGACATGTTTCTTTTCAATGACATACAAGTTGTAGATGCCATGCACGAAATTGATATCGGACGATTTATACTTCCGATTCGTGAAGAAAACATTGGTGAGTTATTGGGTTTTGCTCAGCTGATGTCTGGCGAAGCAATGATGGATGAAAAGAATTTTCTCAAAATAATTGATAAAATGGATAAACTTTATCAAAATAGTCTGAAACTGGATATGCTTGCCATTGCCGAGAAGCCTTGTGATTTGAAAGCGGCAATGGAAAATCTGAATCGATTTGAAGCTGTTTTGGGAAAAGAATATGCAGAACTTCAGGAAATGGAAAAACAATTGAAGTCCCTGGAAAAAAGCTGGACAGCATATTCCTATCTTGACGGTCTTGAAGTAGACATGGCTGAGCTTGATGGGATGGAGAACTTTTCATATCAGATTGGATCGGTATCAAAGGATAATGCATCCCGTTTAAAAAGCATTTATAATAGCGTGACTTCTATTGTTTTTCATGTTGGAAACACCAAGGACGGTAATGAAGAAGTATTTGTGATAATTTCTCCTAAGGATTTGGAAATTGAATCAGATAGAATTTTAAAAGCCTTGAACTTTAAAACAATCGAAGGTTTTAATGAAAAGTACAGTCGCTCCCCGATAGAAAATCTCAAACTGATCAAATCGGAAATCAGTGAGTTGGAAATCAAATACCGCAAACTTTCAAGCAGTTTTTCTAAACAACTCGAAGAAAATAGGGAAGCCGCTGTCGAGACTTACAATACCATTGGACTTTTTGCCAATTTAAGTGTTATTAAGAAAAGTATGGCATTTAGCGAAGAAAATTTTTATTTTTCAGGTTGGATTTCGGCAAAAGAGAAGCAGAAAATGGAAAAAATTCTATCTCGTTACCCTGATATAATTATCATGTTTTCAGATCCCAAAGACCGTACAGGAAAAACACCAACTAAGTTGAAAAATAACTGGATGATCAAACCCTTTGAAAATCTGGTAAAGATGTATGGGGTTCCCTCTTATAATGAGCTTGATCCGACCCCGTTTCTAAGTATTTCATATCTGCTTTGCTTCGGATTTATGTTTGGGGATGTAGGGCAGGGGATGGTAATGGCATTGGCAGGTTTTATTTTAGGAAGAAAAGGTGTTGAACTTGGAAAAGTGCTGATTCGTTTAGGACTGATAGCCTCTTTTTTCGGCTTTATGTATGGCAGTATCTTTGGAAACGAAGAGTTATTAACCCCTCTTTGGGTTTCTCCTTTTCACGATGAAAATACAGTATTGATTACCGGGGTAATAATTGGTATTGGTATGCTACTGATAGCGTATATTTACAGTATTGCCAACAAATTAAAAATAAAAGATTACAAAGAAGGACTTTTTGGAAAGAACGGTCTCTGCGGATTCTTCTTATATAGTTCAATTCTGGCACTGGCTGGTTTGAATTTGACAGGTATGTCATTCGCTTCAGTACTAAATCCAGTCCTGATCTTTACGGCATGTATTTTAGTCTTTATTGTATTAATCAGAGAACCCCTGGTTAACGCATTTATTTATCATAAACCATTATATGATGAAGGTGCATCTGATTATTATGTGGAAAGTGGGTTTGAATTATTTGAAATGTTGTTGGCAATGCTCAGCAATACTTTGTCTTTCATCCGAGTTGGTGCATTTGCTCTGACCCATGTTGGTTTATTTATGGCTTTTCAGACTCTGGCTATTATGGTTCATAATGAACTAATTGGAGCTGGAATTCTGATTTTTGCCAACGTTCTTATAATTGCACTGGAAGGTTTAATTGTCTTTATTCAGGCACTGCGTCTTCAATTCTATGAATTATTCAGTAAATATTATACCGGAGATGGTGTAGAATTTATTCCGGTAAGACTTCAGATTAATTTATTTTAA
- a CDS encoding V-type ATPase subunit: MSNSKFSCVNTKVLAMTARKIREDQYQELIKMKSLSDVFIYLRDHTYYGEFLKNMDPQTLHRTEIEAHLNDLKISQIEKLMHYLSGNDKLFLKTFLIRSEVESLRVLIRGLSRNEDLEKLSPLMIYSKIHTKLPFDRLLKAKDWESFKKLTIGTDYYRVLEIYKNITDNEELIMIEKNLDRYYYDLLKNHLLKIDQKANKALIQVQRRNIDLLNLIWVYRGKKFYGLSREELIAYSLRGGYELNEEKLNALITAKNVSEMKTLLENSAYYFLLNHEKTIDLFMERRRERFMYYQYMNLFAKRGDGISLVIAYIRLLDFEVEDITSLIESKRYKMEPEETKKYLIRFFE, from the coding sequence ATGTCAAATAGTAAATTTTCCTGTGTCAATACGAAAGTTCTGGCTATGACAGCCAGAAAAATAAGAGAAGATCAGTATCAGGAACTGATCAAAATGAAAAGCCTAAGCGATGTATTTATCTATTTACGTGATCATACCTATTATGGCGAGTTTTTAAAAAATATGGACCCTCAGACGCTTCATCGAACTGAAATAGAAGCACATCTTAATGATCTGAAAATAAGTCAAATTGAGAAACTCATGCATTATCTTTCCGGAAATGACAAGCTATTTCTAAAAACTTTTCTGATTAGATCAGAGGTCGAGTCCTTAAGGGTTTTGATTCGCGGTTTGTCAAGAAATGAGGATCTGGAAAAGTTAAGCCCGTTAATGATTTATTCAAAAATTCATACAAAGCTCCCTTTTGATCGACTATTGAAAGCAAAAGATTGGGAAAGTTTTAAAAAGCTTACTATCGGGACTGACTATTATCGGGTATTGGAAATTTATAAAAATATTACCGATAATGAAGAGCTGATAATGATTGAAAAAAATCTTGACCGATATTATTATGATTTGTTAAAAAATCACCTACTTAAAATTGATCAAAAAGCAAATAAGGCTTTAATTCAAGTTCAAAGGAGAAATATTGATCTTTTAAATCTGATTTGGGTTTATCGTGGTAAAAAATTCTACGGATTATCCAGGGAGGAATTGATTGCCTATTCGCTGCGTGGGGGATATGAGCTGAATGAAGAAAAATTGAATGCGCTAATTACCGCGAAAAATGTTTCCGAAATGAAAACGCTGCTTGAGAATTCAGCCTATTATTTTCTTTTGAATCATGAAAAAACGATAGATCTGTTTATGGAAAGACGTCGCGAACGTTTTATGTACTATCAGTATATGAATCTTTTTGCAAAACGGGGCGACGGAATTTCTCTGGTGATCGCGTATATTCGATTACTTGATTTCGAAGTGGAAGATATTACGTCGCTTATCGAAAGCAAGCGATACAAAATGGAACCGGAGGAAACAAAAAAATATTTAATCAGATTCTTTGAATAG
- a CDS encoding heavy metal translocating P-type ATPase: MKQQFKIDGMTCTACAAAIERKVSSMEGVSTAVINFSTENLVVEYDESKVSYEQIIDAIIMLGYGATLLNQEKKENGPPPKSRTQDVNQQLMEVKRRLIYSIIFTVPLFYLAMGPMIGLPIFGFLSGQKNLLINALTQMFLTIPVMIINRQFYTNGFKALIKRIPNMDSLVAVGTTASFGYGMIVLYALSYGFSYQNTELIHQYAHSLYFESTAVILTLITLGKYFETRAKGRTSSAIEKLIELVPDSARILKNGEEVEVTLETLQVGDTIIIRPGDRIPVDGKIISGSSSIDESLLTGESIPVEKKVGDQVIAGSINKTGAFKFKAEKIGQDTTLNRIIKLVEEAQSSKAPIARIADEVSRYFVPAVMGVSLLSFLIWLLLGYGFSFALGIGITVLVISCPCALGLATPTAIMVGTGKGAEKGILFKNGPALEILGKSKAIVFDKTGTLTEGKPSVTDLLIFDKDISDNELITKMASIEKMSEHPLSEAILKYANDLPLLAVEKFLAIPGMGISGEINKTIVLIGNPKMMQNDDLSLNEEIIAAYNQFSDAGKTPLLVAWDREIKGIVAVADTIKANSRQAIAELKNMGLDIHMLTGDNERTAEAIAKKFSIEHVKANVLPDEKSGVIMALQNKGQQVIMVGDGINDAPALAQSDVGIAIGNGTDIAIESADVVLMQDDLLNIVSAVQLSRATLKNIKQNLFWALIYNTIGIPVAAGLLYIPLGLTLNPMIAAAAMSLSSVSVVLNALSLKAFKPKFVTKAEIVKKEDVPPAIMVNAEMAEMKKEGIKMKNFVLEVKEMSCQHCVKRVMGILQEFDYVKNPEVLLEQAEAKFMAAEDTDLSPLVKAINDAGYPATIKE, translated from the coding sequence ATGAAACAACAATTTAAAATAGACGGCATGACCTGTACCGCCTGTGCGGCAGCTATTGAAAGAAAAGTTTCTTCAATGGAAGGGGTATCAACCGCCGTCATCAATTTCTCAACCGAAAACCTTGTTGTCGAATATGATGAAAGTAAAGTGTCTTATGAACAGATTATTGATGCCATTATTATGCTTGGTTATGGTGCGACACTTTTAAATCAGGAAAAAAAGGAAAACGGTCCGCCTCCTAAGTCCAGAACTCAAGACGTTAATCAGCAATTAATGGAGGTAAAAAGGCGACTAATCTACTCAATTATATTCACAGTTCCGCTTTTTTATCTGGCCATGGGACCAATGATCGGTCTTCCAATTTTTGGCTTTTTGTCTGGACAAAAAAACCTTTTAATCAATGCTCTGACGCAAATGTTTTTAACGATTCCCGTTATGATTATAAATCGTCAATTTTACACAAATGGGTTCAAGGCACTGATTAAAAGAATTCCCAACATGGATTCTTTGGTCGCTGTTGGTACCACTGCTTCATTCGGTTATGGGATGATAGTATTATATGCACTTTCTTATGGCTTTTCTTATCAGAATACTGAACTCATTCACCAGTATGCTCACTCGCTTTACTTTGAATCAACAGCAGTCATTCTGACCTTGATCACTTTAGGAAAATATTTTGAAACGAGAGCAAAAGGACGTACTTCATCAGCCATCGAAAAACTAATTGAACTGGTACCAGATTCTGCACGTATTCTAAAAAACGGTGAGGAAGTCGAAGTCACTCTTGAAACGCTACAGGTTGGCGATACCATTATTATTCGTCCAGGCGATCGTATTCCTGTTGACGGTAAAATTATCTCAGGAAGTTCAAGTATCGATGAGTCTTTACTGACCGGTGAGAGTATTCCTGTAGAAAAAAAGGTAGGTGATCAGGTAATTGCCGGAAGCATCAATAAAACCGGCGCTTTCAAATTTAAAGCTGAAAAAATCGGTCAGGATACAACTTTAAACCGTATCATCAAACTAGTCGAAGAAGCGCAATCTTCAAAAGCACCTATTGCCAGAATTGCTGATGAGGTGAGTCGCTATTTTGTGCCAGCAGTGATGGGCGTTTCTCTTTTAAGTTTTCTTATTTGGTTATTGCTGGGCTATGGTTTTTCATTCGCACTTGGTATTGGTATTACTGTTCTGGTTATTTCCTGTCCTTGCGCTTTAGGACTGGCCACTCCAACCGCCATTATGGTTGGAACCGGAAAGGGCGCCGAAAAAGGTATCCTATTTAAAAACGGACCTGCTCTTGAAATACTTGGTAAGTCTAAAGCGATTGTCTTCGATAAGACTGGAACTTTAACAGAAGGAAAGCCCTCAGTTACAGATTTATTGATTTTTGATAAAGATATTTCCGATAATGAACTAATTACTAAAATGGCTTCTATTGAAAAAATGTCAGAACATCCACTAAGCGAAGCTATTTTAAAATATGCTAACGATCTTCCTTTGCTCGCAGTAGAAAAATTCTTAGCGATTCCGGGAATGGGTATTTCTGGAGAAATCAATAAAACGATTGTCTTAATAGGTAATCCAAAAATGATGCAAAATGATGATCTAAGTTTAAATGAAGAAATTATTGCTGCTTATAATCAATTTTCCGATGCTGGTAAAACACCGCTCTTAGTTGCCTGGGATCGCGAGATAAAAGGGATTGTAGCGGTTGCCGATACTATCAAAGCAAACAGTCGGCAGGCTATCGCAGAACTCAAAAACATGGGGCTTGATATACATATGTTAACCGGTGATAATGAAAGGACTGCAGAAGCAATTGCCAAAAAGTTCAGTATTGAACATGTCAAAGCAAATGTCCTGCCTGATGAAAAGTCTGGAGTCATTATGGCCTTACAAAACAAGGGACAGCAAGTCATCATGGTTGGTGACGGAATCAATGATGCACCTGCTCTTGCACAAAGCGATGTAGGAATTGCTATCGGTAACGGAACTGATATTGCAATTGAATCTGCAGATGTCGTCTTGATGCAAGATGATCTTTTGAATATTGTCTCTGCTGTTCAACTCAGCCGGGCAACTTTGAAAAACATCAAACAAAATCTTTTTTGGGCTCTGATTTATAATACCATTGGAATCCCAGTCGCTGCGGGTTTGCTTTATATCCCTCTCGGTTTGACGCTCAATCCGATGATCGCCGCGGCTGCTATGAGTTTAAGCTCAGTCTCAGTCGTCCTTAATGCTTTATCCCTTAAAGCTTTTAAACCTAAGTTTGTAACCAAAGCAGAAATTGTAAAAAAAGAGGATGTTCCTCCAGCCATAATGGTAAATGCTGAAATGGCAGAAATGAAGAAAGAAGGAATAAAAATGAAAAATTTTGTACTTGAAGTTAAAGAAATGAGCTGTCAACATTGTGTAAAACGGGTAATGGGAATTTTACAGGAATTTGACTATGTCAAAAATCCTGAGGTTTTACTTGAACAGGCAGAAGCAAAATTTATGGCAGCTGAGGATACTGACCTGTCACCACTGGTTAAAGCTATTAATGACGCTGGATATCCCGCAACTATAAAGGAATAG
- a CDS encoding metal-sensing transcriptional repressor → MSKIDRTKETNLLKTARGQIDGILKMLEDDRYCIDISKQILAVTAILKKANLEILEKHLQNCVKEAFVEGKGDEKIDEIMLILDKYYQK, encoded by the coding sequence ATGTCAAAAATCGACCGGACTAAAGAAACAAATCTCCTGAAAACTGCCCGCGGCCAGATTGATGGTATTCTTAAAATGCTTGAAGATGACCGTTATTGTATCGACATTTCTAAACAAATTTTAGCAGTAACAGCGATTCTTAAAAAAGCAAATCTGGAAATTCTAGAAAAACATTTGCAAAACTGTGTGAAAGAAGCTTTTGTAGAAGGAAAAGGTGATGAAAAAATCGATGAAATCATGCTGATTCTAGACAAATATTACCAAAAATAA
- the cls gene encoding cardiolipin synthase: MGRESNNYIRNIINIILILLQLAIFGFVFIRILDYAYQVIWVIQVLAILLVLSIVYKRNITSFKISWIIFILTLPVLGIILYLLWGNKHITRKNRETWEKNNENTINQLKQNRELYTSINNPGFIKEINLINHLTGLPVWTNTKSTYLKLGEIMHEEHLKLINSAKKYIFTEYFIMARGKMYDEMMGALIKKAHEGLEVRMMVDEMGSFGVLPKDFYKVCSENGITVIPFNPLSRSIYKFISFRDHRKITIADGNRAIVGGINIGDEYINAIVKHGHWKDMAVKLEGDAVNSLVALYLNMWDNLSGQPSVLERYRGESLNIETDDLVMPFGDGPMNEKNPAENMYMSLFANAKEYIYISTPYLILNSDMINCIQMAARAGVDVRIMTPGIADKAIVHKTTRSFYGDLLAEGVKIYEYTPGFLHGKVLVSDDEVCMIGSINMDYRSLTWNYESAAWINSPSTVSDVKQDFFSIMDECKEIKLEDWENSSFFTHLGQAMLRIVAPLM; encoded by the coding sequence ATGGGAAGAGAGTCTAACAACTATATTCGAAATATTATTAACATTATTTTAATTTTACTTCAACTGGCCATTTTTGGATTTGTTTTTATTCGGATTCTTGATTATGCATATCAGGTAATTTGGGTCATACAAGTATTAGCAATTTTATTGGTTTTAAGTATTGTCTACAAAAGAAATATTACATCATTCAAAATCTCTTGGATTATTTTTATTTTGACACTACCGGTATTGGGGATAATTTTATATTTATTATGGGGCAACAAACATATAACAAGAAAAAATAGAGAGACCTGGGAGAAAAACAATGAAAATACAATAAATCAACTAAAACAAAATCGGGAACTTTATACATCAATTAATAATCCCGGTTTTATTAAAGAAATCAACTTGATCAATCATTTAACAGGATTGCCAGTCTGGACAAATACCAAATCTACCTATTTGAAGCTTGGCGAAATCATGCATGAAGAGCATCTTAAACTGATTAATTCTGCAAAAAAGTATATATTCACTGAGTACTTTATCATGGCTCGCGGTAAAATGTATGATGAGATGATGGGTGCTTTAATCAAAAAAGCTCATGAAGGTCTTGAAGTTAGGATGATGGTCGATGAGATGGGAAGTTTTGGAGTTCTACCTAAAGATTTCTATAAAGTATGTTCTGAAAATGGAATCACAGTAATTCCTTTCAACCCTCTCTCTCGTTCCATATATAAATTTATCAGTTTTCGCGATCATCGAAAAATTACGATAGCCGATGGTAATAGAGCAATTGTTGGTGGTATAAACATTGGAGATGAATATATCAATGCAATAGTCAAACATGGACATTGGAAAGATATGGCAGTAAAATTAGAAGGGGATGCTGTCAATTCACTAGTTGCCCTCTATCTGAATATGTGGGATAATCTTTCCGGCCAACCCAGTGTTTTAGAAAGATATAGGGGTGAGTCTTTAAATATTGAAACTGATGACCTGGTTATGCCTTTTGGCGATGGACCAATGAATGAGAAAAATCCTGCTGAAAATATGTACATGAGTCTATTTGCCAATGCTAAAGAATATATTTATATTTCTACACCATATCTGATTTTAAATTCGGATATGATTAATTGCATTCAGATGGCTGCACGTGCTGGAGTTGATGTTAGAATTATGACACCTGGTATAGCAGATAAAGCGATTGTTCACAAAACAACCCGTTCATTCTATGGTGACCTGCTGGCTGAGGGTGTAAAAATATATGAATATACTCCGGGTTTCCTGCATGGAAAAGTATTGGTCAGCGATGATGAAGTCTGTATGATTGGTTCGATAAACATGGATTATCGCAGCCTTACATGGAACTATGAATCAGCAGCTTGGATTAATAGTCCCAGCACGGTATCAGATGTAAAACAAGACTTTTTCTCAATTATGGATGAGTGTAAAGAAATTAAGCTTGAAGATTGGGAAAACAGTTCATTTTTCACCCATTTGGGTCAAGCAATGTTACGGATCGTTGCACCGTTGATGTAA